One window of the Janthinobacterium sp. PAMC25594 genome contains the following:
- a CDS encoding putative selenate ABC transporter substrate-binding protein, translating into MTTFSNKFPAILATVAATLAIHSGLAQAQQVLRVSAIPDEAPTELQRKFKPLGSYLEKKLGMKVEFTPVTDYAASVEGLINNKLDMVWFGGFTFVQANVRSGGKIVPLVQREEDTKFRSVFVTTSKDINQLSDLKGKNFTFGSESSTSGHLMPRYYLLAAKINPDTDMKRIAFSGAHDATVAAVAGGKVDAGTLNISVWEKLVEAKKVDPSKVRVFYTTPGYYDYNWSVRADMNPVVRKKLTDAFLALDASTPEGKEILDLQRATKFIPTKAENYKDIEAAARDAKLLK; encoded by the coding sequence ATGACCACGTTCTCCAACAAGTTCCCCGCCATCCTGGCCACCGTCGCCGCCACCTTGGCCATCCACAGCGGCCTGGCGCAGGCGCAGCAAGTGTTGCGCGTGTCCGCCATCCCCGACGAAGCGCCGACGGAATTGCAGCGCAAGTTCAAGCCGCTGGGCAGCTATCTGGAGAAGAAGCTGGGCATGAAGGTGGAATTTACGCCCGTCACCGATTACGCGGCGTCCGTGGAAGGCTTGATCAATAACAAGCTCGACATGGTCTGGTTCGGCGGTTTTACCTTCGTGCAAGCGAACGTGCGCAGCGGCGGCAAGATCGTGCCGCTGGTACAGCGCGAGGAAGACACGAAGTTCCGCTCCGTGTTCGTCACCACCAGCAAGGACATCAATCAATTGTCGGACCTGAAGGGCAAGAATTTCACGTTTGGTTCGGAATCGTCGACTTCGGGCCACTTGATGCCCCGTTACTACCTGCTGGCCGCCAAGATCAACCCGGACACGGACATGAAGCGCATCGCGTTCTCGGGCGCGCATGACGCCACCGTGGCGGCCGTGGCCGGCGGCAAGGTCGATGCCGGCACCTTGAACATCTCCGTGTGGGAAAAACTGGTGGAAGCGAAAAAAGTCGATCCCAGCAAGGTGCGCGTGTTCTACACGACACCGGGCTACTACGATTACAACTGGAGCGTGCGCGCCGACATGAACCCCGTCGTGCGCAAGAAGCTGACGGACGCCTTCCTGGCGCTCGATGCTTCCACGCCGGAAGGCAAGGAAATCCTGGACTTGCAGCGCGCCACGAAGTTCATCCCGACCAAGGCCGAGAACTACAAGGATATCGAAGCGGCTGCGCGCGATGCGAAGCTGTTGAAATAA
- a CDS encoding phosphonate ABC transporter ATP-binding protein translates to MTFQLHKVSVHHAGAAGSALALRELDLDVAQGEQIALIGPSGAGKTSLLHTLACALRPESGTLSVLGSSPWQLGSAARHALRARLFLAPQTPPLPPRQRVVNAVLAGRLPHWSLWTAIRSLLAPVDPRAAWEALGKFNLQDKLYARVDRLSGGERQRCGMARALVSNAQAFLVDEPLSALDPTLALQTIHVLQAEATARNATLICSLHQVEIARACFARIVALRDGKIVFDLPASEVSDAMIAELYRNKADPAPQFEAVDAKLDAARPLC, encoded by the coding sequence ATGACATTCCAACTTCACAAGGTCAGCGTCCACCACGCGGGCGCCGCCGGCAGTGCGCTGGCCCTGCGCGAGCTGGATCTGGACGTGGCCCAGGGCGAACAGATCGCCCTGATCGGGCCGTCCGGCGCCGGCAAGACCAGTTTGCTGCATACGCTGGCCTGCGCGCTGCGCCCCGAGTCCGGCACCTTGAGCGTCCTCGGCAGCTCTCCCTGGCAGCTGGGCAGCGCCGCGCGCCACGCCTTGCGCGCGCGCCTGTTTTTGGCGCCGCAAACGCCACCGCTGCCGCCGCGCCAGCGCGTCGTCAACGCCGTGCTGGCGGGCCGCCTGCCCCATTGGAGCTTGTGGACGGCCATCCGTTCGCTGCTGGCGCCCGTCGATCCGCGCGCCGCGTGGGAAGCGTTAGGTAAATTCAACCTGCAGGATAAACTGTATGCGCGGGTCGACCGCCTGTCCGGCGGTGAACGCCAGCGCTGTGGCATGGCGCGCGCGCTCGTGTCGAATGCGCAAGCGTTCCTCGTCGACGAACCGTTGTCCGCGCTCGACCCCACTTTGGCTTTGCAGACGATCCATGTGCTGCAGGCGGAAGCGACGGCGCGCAACGCCACCCTGATCTGCAGCCTGCATCAGGTGGAGATCGCGCGCGCCTGCTTTGCGCGCATCGTCGCCTTGCGCGACGGCAAGATCGTCTTCGACTTGCCTGCTAGCGAGGTCAGCGACGCCATGATCGCCGAACTGTACCGCAACAAGGCCGATCCCGCGCCGCAGTTCGAGGCAGTGGACGCGAAGCTGGACGCCGCGAGGCCCCTTTGCTGA